One window of the Salminus brasiliensis chromosome 1, fSalBra1.hap2, whole genome shotgun sequence genome contains the following:
- the tmem250 gene encoding transmembrane protein 250: MPVIPIPRRVRSFHGPHTTCMHSACGPARTSQLVRTKYNNFDLYLKSRWMYSFVRFLLYFGCSLFTSLLWVALSALLCVQYVSVRIFLRLQYKLSVILLLLGHRRLDFGVLNELFIYSMHVTMFLVGGLGWCFMVFVDM, from the coding sequence ATGCCTGTGATCCCGATCCCGCGGCGGGTGCGCTCCTTCCACGGCCCCCACACCACCTGCATGCACTCGGCCTGTGGCCCGGCGCGCACCTCCCAGCTGGTGCGCACCAAGTACAACAACTTCGACCTGTACCTGAAGTCGCGCTGGATGTACAGCTTTGTGCGCTTCCTGCTGTACTTCGGCTGCAGCCTGTTCACCTCCCTCCTCTGGGTGGCGCTGTCTGCGCTGCTGTGCGTGCAGTACGTCTCCGTGCGAATCTTCCTGCGCCTCCAGTACAAGCTGTCGGtcattctgctgctgctggggcaCCGACGGCTGGACTTCGGGGTCCTGAACGAACTGTTTATCTACAGCATGCACGTCACCATGTTTCTAGTGGGGGGGCTAGGCTGGTGCTTTATGGTTTTTGTGGACATGTAG